CCCTCAGAATGGCATAATATAttggcaaatgaagcaactgacaagggattaataaccaaaatatacaaacacctcatgcaactcaatatcaaaaaacagcccaatcaaaagtTGGGTGGAAGACCTGAATAGATACTTCTCCAAATAAAGAAAAGAGGACATTTCAGTGACCAGTAAAGTCACATTTATTTGTGGCAGTTTTTCCGAATGCCAGAGCAAGAATTTTACCTTTTCTCAAAAGAGGTGCCGTGGTAATACccccatcagtttagttcagtcgctcagtcatgtccaactctttgtgaccccatgaatcgcagcatgccaggcctccctgttcatcaccaactcccggagttcacccaaactcatgtccatcgagtccgtgatgccatccagccatctcattctctgtcatccccttctcctcctgcccccaatccctcccagcatcagtcttttccaatgactcaactcttcacatgaggtagccaaagtattggagtttcagctttagcatcattccttccgaagaataccagcgactgatctcctttagaatggactgattggatctccttgcagtccaagggactctcaagagtcttttccaacaccacagttcaaaagttacaattcttaggtgctcagctttcttcagagtccaactctcacatccatacacgaccactggaaaaaccatacccttgactagatggacctttgttggcaaagtaatgtctctgcttttcaatatgctgtctaggttggtcattattttccttccaaggagtaagcatcttttaatttcatggctgcagtcaccatctgcagtgattttggagccccccaaaaataaagtctgacactgtatccactgtttccccatctatttgccatgaagttatgggaccagatgccatgatcttcgttttctgaatgttgagctttaagccaacttcttcactctcctctttcactttcatcaggcggctttttagttcctcttcactttctgccataagggtggtgtcatctgcatatctgaggttattgagatttctcccagaaatcttgattccagcctgtgtttctttcagcccaatgtttctcatgatgttctgcatataagttaaataagcagggtgacaatatacatccttgacattccttttcctatttggctccagtctgttgttccaggtccagttctaactgttgctacctgacctgcatataggtttctcaagaggaaggtcaggtggtgtggtattcccatctctttcagaattttccacagtttattgtcatctacacagtcaaaggctttggcatagtcaataaagcagaaatagatgtttttctggaactctcttgtttttcgatgatccagcggatgttggcaatttgatctctggttcctctgccttttctaaaaccagcttgaacatctggaagttcacagatcatgcattactgaagcctggcttggagaattttgagcattactttactagcatgcgagatgagtgcaactgtgagagtactttgagcattctttggcattgcctttctttgggattggaatgaaaactgactttttccagtcctgtggccactgctgagttttccaaatttgctggcatattgagtgcagcactttcacagcatcatctttcaggatttgaagtagctctactggaattccatcacctccactagctttgttcgtagtgatgctttctaaggcccacttgacttctcattccaggatgtctggctctaggtgagtggtcacaccatcatgattatctgggtcgtgaagatcttttttgtacagttcttctgtgtattcttgccacctcttcttaatatcttctgcttctgttatgtccctaccatttctgtcctttattgagcccatctttgcatgaaatgttcccttggtatctctaatattcttgaggagatctctagtcttttccattccattattttcctctatttctttgcattgatcgcagaggaaggctttcttatatccccttgctattctttggaactctgcattaagatgcttatatcttttcttttctcctttgcttttcacttctcttcttttcacagctatttataaggcctccccagagagccattttgcttttttgcatttcttttccatggggatggtcttgatccctgtctcctgtacaatgtcacaaacctccatccatagttcttcaggcactctatctatcagatctagtcccttaaatctatttctcacttcatcataaggaatttgatttaggtcacacctgaatggtctagtggcccCAGTGATTtcccctacattcttcaatttaagtctgaatttgacaataaggagttcatgatctgagccacagtcagctcccagtcttgtttttgctgactctattgagcttctccatctttggctgcaaagaatataatcagtctgattttggcattgaccatctggtgatgtccatgagttgAGTTGTCTCTTGTATTGTATTGCTAtgtccagtgcattctcttggcaaaactctattagcctttgcactgcttcaCTCCAtattgcaaggccaaatttgcctgttaccccaggtgtttcttgacttcctactttcgcagtCCAGtaccctataataaaaaggacatctttcttgggtgttagttctaaaaggtcttgtaggtcttcatagaactgttcaacttcagcttcttcaaccttactggttggggcatagacttggattactgtgatattggatggtttgccttggaaacgaacagagatcattctgtcatttttgagattgcatccaagtactgcattttggactcttttgttgactatgatggctactccatttcttctaagggattcctgcccacagtagtagatataatggtcatctgagttaaattcacccatttcaaatACCCCCATGCTGACCCCTAAAATAAGAAATTTGGAAAATCtgtgggaaaaataaaagcattcatATTGATATCTTAAAGATGGTTACTCATGtatgacataaaatatttttcattttgtgctCACATTTACTTTTTGGAGTAATAATATGGGTAGAGGAAAATATcgaaaaaagaaatttttgatGTGGTCAATTAACATTGCATCACTGTGAAGATGATTGATAATTGGAACTCTTGGTCTTCTTGGTTAATAGTGTTTTTACTGCTGTCAGTAAAAAGCAGCTTTTAACCCCTTAAAATTATGAGAATATCTAGTTAGcataatgaaaggaaaatattacAGTTAACCGAGGAATGTAAGTAAAATTTGCACATGTATAATCTAAAAGAATCAGTGcgtattgtaaaatatttttagtttcggTGCCTcagtttaaaacttattttaaatatttttttttgtacatgTATCATAATACATTAGCTATTAAATAATGCATTATATTTGATaataattttttgtatatttcatgaGTACTTCTGTCAGGTGAGAAgtgacttctctggtagctcagatagtaaagagtctgcctgcaatgctggagatctgttggacccctgggtagggaatatcccctggagaagaaaatggcaaccaactccactattcttgcctgagaataccatggacagaggagcctggcaggctgccgtccatggggttgcaaagactcagacacgactgagtgacttcactttcatgtactttATCTCAGGTGATGACGCAACATAAATTGTCGACATATAAAGGTTGTAAAAGACACATTTCCATAATAGAAATTTCAGGGAGGAAAAATCAGCGTCCTATTGTTTCCACAGAACTTTCTTTTTCCCAATCAGTCTCTTTATGGCCCCCTTGAACTGCTTACTCCTTAGAGTATAGATCAGTGGGTTCATGCTGGGAGTAACAATGGAAGAAAAGATACTGAGAAGTTTACCCTCATTTTGATTTGGACTGTTTCCTGGCTGGATGTACATATAGATAACAGTTCGGTAGAAGATGGATACCACAATGAGATGGGAGGAACAGGTCCCAAATGCTTTTTGCCTTCCCATTGCAGATTTGATCTTGAGCACAGCTACAGCAATGAAGCCATAAGAAACCAGAATGAGAAGAAGAGGAACAAGAATGATAATCAGGCACATGGCAAATGTGGTTACCTCCATGGCTGTCGTGTCCACACAAGCAATCTTGATCATTGcagacatttcacaaaagaagtGATCCAGGTGGTGACTTCCACATCGAGGAAGACTCATGGCATAGGGGGAAACTATCATGCAGTTAATAACACCAACCACCCAGGCAGTGCCTACAAGGCCCTGGCAAAGTTGGGAGTTCATTATGGTCATATAGTGCAGAGGCCTGCAGACAGCACTGAACCTGTCATAAGACATCACAGCTAGAAGGATACATTCAACTGAGCAGAGAACCGTATCAGTGAAAAGTTGGAAAGCACAACCACCAAAGGTAATTCTCTTGTCTTTGCCCCAGATATTGACCAACATTTGAGGGACTAT
The sequence above is a segment of the Capra hircus breed San Clemente chromosome 23, ASM170441v1, whole genome shotgun sequence genome. Coding sequences within it:
- the LOC102187312 gene encoding LOW QUALITY PROTEIN: olfactory receptor 2W1-like (The sequence of the model RefSeq protein was modified relative to this genomic sequence to represent the inferred CDS: inserted 1 base in 1 codon) — its product is MINDSFFGGFILLGFTGQPQMEMIISWVVFFFYIIALIGNMAIILLSFLDDHLQTPMYXFLRSLAILDLSYTTNIVPQMLVNIWGKDKRITFGGCAFQLFTDTVLCSVECILLAVMSYDRFSAVCRPLHYMTIMNSQLCQGLVGTAWVVGVINCMIVSPYAMSLPRCGSHHLDHFFCEMSAMIKIACVDTTAMEVTTFAMCLIIILVPLLLILVSYGFIAVAVLKIKSAMGRQKAFGTCSSHLIVVSIFYRTVIYMYIQPGNSPNQNEGKLLSIFSSIVTPSMNPLIYTLRSKQFKGAIKRLIGKKKVLWKQ